One stretch of Flavobacteriales bacterium DNA includes these proteins:
- a CDS encoding FAD-dependent oxidoreductase, translating to MSKYHHSPALSFWEIDQYLRDVDLLIVGSGIVGLTTAIYYRKKHPKHKVVIAERGILPSGASTKNAGFACFGSPSELLADLKTSTEEEVFATVTKRVNGLNALRNLLGDEAIGLEMCGGYELFLQSDLELFEESNEKLNYLNQRIWESTGLRNTYSVENNSKRFGFHSVEHLILNQHEGAIDTGKMMRSLVDLAQAAGVIILNSLEVEEFQDNRHSVEVKFQNGWIISCRQLHIATNGFATKLLPQLDVKPARAQVLITEPIANLKIKGTFHMNEGFYYFRNVGDRLLFGGGRQLSFDEETTSEIGLTELIQTDLEKKLREIILPETEFEVDHRWAGIMGVGTSKKTIVRSLSDNVSCSVRLGGMGVAIGTSIGHESAQLIG from the coding sequence ATGAGCAAATATCACCATTCGCCTGCATTAAGCTTCTGGGAGATCGATCAGTATCTGCGTGATGTTGACCTGTTGATCGTGGGAAGCGGCATTGTAGGTCTCACGACCGCCATTTATTACAGAAAAAAGCACCCGAAACATAAGGTGGTCATTGCCGAAAGAGGCATCCTTCCATCAGGCGCAAGCACGAAAAATGCGGGGTTTGCCTGTTTCGGTAGCCCGAGCGAACTGCTCGCAGATCTGAAAACATCCACCGAAGAAGAGGTGTTTGCAACCGTTACCAAACGCGTAAATGGCCTGAATGCATTGCGGAATCTGTTGGGAGATGAAGCCATAGGATTGGAAATGTGCGGTGGATATGAGCTCTTCTTGCAGTCGGATCTCGAGCTATTTGAAGAAAGCAATGAGAAGTTGAATTATCTCAACCAACGCATTTGGGAATCGACAGGGCTTCGAAACACGTATTCCGTTGAGAATAACAGCAAGCGATTCGGATTTCATAGTGTGGAACATCTTATTCTAAACCAGCACGAAGGTGCCATCGATACGGGAAAAATGATGCGTTCGCTTGTTGATCTGGCACAGGCTGCGGGCGTCATCATTCTCAACTCGCTGGAAGTAGAAGAATTTCAGGATAATCGGCACTCCGTGGAGGTCAAATTCCAAAATGGGTGGATCATCAGTTGTAGACAACTTCATATCGCCACAAATGGGTTTGCCACAAAGTTGCTTCCCCAACTGGATGTGAAACCTGCCAGAGCACAGGTACTGATAACCGAGCCCATCGCAAACCTCAAGATCAAAGGAACCTTTCACATGAATGAAGGTTTCTACTATTTCAGAAACGTGGGCGACCGTTTGCTTTTTGGAGGTGGCCGCCAGTTGAGTTTTGACGAGGAAACCACTTCTGAAATCGGCCTGACCGAACTGATTCAAACCGACCTTGAAAAGAAGTTGCGGGAGATCATTCTTCCCGAAACGGAATTTGAAGTAGACCACCGCTGGGCAGGTATCATGGGAGTTGGAACCTCCAAAAAGACTATCGTCCGAAGCCTGTCTGATAATGTGAGTTGTTCCGTAAGGCTGGGTGGAATGGGTGTTGCCATTGGAACCAGCATCGGCCATGAGTCGGCACAGCTGATCGGATAA
- a CDS encoding T9SS type A sorting domain-containing protein, with product MTRKIYLFLLVVLTIPAVSFGQNGMNNLRKVNINASSIPVRPSTSSAAGSNQPLGEKCQQKSRMEALMAADPLYRQGVEDARMETRRIMAELESGVRTAATVYTIPVVFHVIHKGESVGSGTNISDAQIQSAVDALNRDYRRTSADGGIAQGAGPDLEIQFCLAGVDPNGNPHSGINRVNGTSVSGYSSNGITSSNEQSVKNLSRWDNRYYLNVWVVSEIDGNGADISNPNNWGGGTAGYAYLPTNPVTQNSSLDGVVILNICTGNDPNQSHGYRLCNWAALTGRTLTHEVGHFLGLYHPFENTNTCNSETNCNTQGDYICDTPPTVQGSYCNSPACNNSLVENYMDYTEESCQNMFTYDQTDVVRATCAGVRNALTTTNNCGATSSNDYDAGISAISTPTGTICETTFSPVVTLNNYGTTTLTSVQIQYYIDSNGPSTYNWSGSLSSGSTTTVTLNSLTTSSGGHTFTAKTVSGTLNGSNTDQDTGNDQSSGSFTVSTGGSGVTLTLTLDCWGSETTWEIRNSSNTVVESGGPYTDNLPGGSGTITEAFCLAQGCYDFTIYDANSDGINGTLYPSSCNVDGDYTIVDGSNATLVQMTASNGNFGASATHNFCVGGGSNPTTTCGTLASYDGENFSVNSTDLPNFDFQAIDNDQQAVATNLANAGYTSNWMAGFYEVVAPGDTNWFVGSTSWHANTTVAADNWLTFGPVTMLDGDGQLSWKHMMGDNSYRDGYEVLVGTSGTAVADFSGATALFSVADNDASTDGDTVWTQQSVQLPSGTYAYQSLYFAFHHNALDQFLLFLDDIDVEGCTSLTVGVKEDEQFDFKVYPNPSNGNFTYRFKAASSQDITFTLVNSVGQTVWAEQSKGQMAGTNTISTDNLASGVYTLMVRSEKLNVSERLILTK from the coding sequence ATGACAAGAAAAATCTACTTATTCCTACTTGTAGTGTTGACCATTCCTGCCGTTTCGTTCGGACAGAATGGGATGAACAATCTGCGCAAGGTCAACATCAATGCGAGTTCAATTCCCGTTAGGCCGAGCACTTCTTCCGCTGCCGGTTCCAATCAACCTTTAGGCGAAAAATGCCAACAGAAAAGCAGAATGGAAGCGCTGATGGCAGCTGACCCGCTATACAGACAAGGTGTTGAGGATGCCAGAATGGAAACCAGAAGAATAATGGCTGAATTGGAATCAGGTGTGAGAACTGCGGCTACCGTTTACACCATTCCGGTCGTGTTTCACGTCATTCACAAAGGAGAGTCAGTAGGTTCTGGAACGAATATTTCCGATGCACAGATCCAAAGTGCTGTTGACGCCTTGAACCGTGATTACCGAAGAACGAGTGCCGATGGCGGAATTGCTCAAGGTGCTGGTCCTGACCTTGAGATCCAGTTTTGTCTTGCAGGTGTAGACCCTAACGGAAACCCGCACTCAGGTATCAACCGCGTCAATGGAACATCGGTAAGCGGATATTCCTCAAATGGTATCACAAGTTCAAACGAGCAGTCTGTGAAGAATCTTAGCCGTTGGGACAACCGCTATTATTTGAATGTTTGGGTTGTTTCTGAGATTGATGGAAACGGTGCAGATATTTCCAATCCTAACAACTGGGGTGGAGGAACTGCCGGGTATGCGTATCTGCCAACAAATCCTGTCACGCAAAACTCATCACTTGACGGTGTGGTCATTCTTAATATCTGCACAGGAAATGACCCGAACCAAAGTCATGGTTACCGACTTTGCAACTGGGCTGCTTTGACCGGGAGGACACTAACTCACGAAGTCGGTCACTTCCTTGGGCTTTACCATCCATTTGAGAACACTAATACTTGCAACTCTGAAACGAACTGCAACACTCAAGGTGATTACATATGTGACACCCCTCCTACAGTTCAGGGTTCATACTGCAACTCCCCCGCGTGCAACAACTCACTTGTAGAAAACTACATGGATTACACCGAAGAATCCTGTCAGAACATGTTTACATATGATCAAACGGATGTTGTACGGGCAACCTGCGCAGGAGTTCGTAATGCGTTGACCACCACAAATAACTGCGGTGCAACAAGTTCCAACGATTACGATGCAGGAATCTCCGCTATTTCTACTCCTACTGGAACAATCTGTGAAACTACGTTCTCCCCGGTTGTAACGCTGAACAACTATGGAACCACCACGCTTACATCTGTTCAAATTCAGTATTACATTGACTCGAATGGACCATCTACCTACAATTGGAGCGGAAGTCTGAGTTCGGGCAGTACTACTACAGTAACGTTGAACTCACTTACTACATCTTCCGGTGGTCATACGTTCACAGCGAAAACTGTTTCTGGAACATTGAATGGAAGCAACACCGATCAGGACACGGGCAACGACCAAAGCTCTGGAAGCTTTACAGTTTCCACCGGAGGTAGTGGAGTTACACTGACACTTACTTTGGACTGTTGGGGATCGGAGACCACATGGGAGATCAGAAACTCCTCAAATACTGTTGTAGAGTCTGGTGGGCCTTACACCGACAATCTACCTGGTGGATCTGGAACAATAACAGAAGCTTTCTGCCTTGCTCAGGGCTGTTATGACTTTACAATTTACGATGCCAACAGTGATGGCATCAACGGAACACTTTACCCGTCTTCATGTAACGTTGATGGTGATTACACCATTGTTGATGGAAGCAACGCCACACTTGTGCAAATGACGGCCAGCAATGGGAATTTCGGTGCCTCGGCCACGCATAATTTCTGTGTTGGAGGTGGGTCAAACCCAACCACCACGTGTGGCACTCTTGCCTCCTATGACGGTGAGAATTTCAGTGTAAACAGTACGGATCTTCCAAACTTCGATTTCCAAGCGATTGACAACGACCAACAGGCCGTTGCCACCAATCTTGCCAATGCCGGTTACACTTCAAATTGGATGGCAGGTTTCTACGAAGTTGTGGCTCCTGGCGACACCAACTGGTTCGTAGGTTCTACTTCTTGGCACGCCAATACTACAGTAGCTGCGGACAACTGGTTGACCTTTGGCCCTGTAACCATGCTTGATGGAGACGGCCAATTGAGCTGGAAACACATGATGGGCGATAACAGCTACAGAGACGGCTATGAGGTTCTTGTGGGAACTTCAGGTACTGCAGTAGCTGATTTCAGCGGTGCAACTGCACTGTTCAGTGTTGCTGACAATGATGCTTCCACAGATGGCGATACCGTTTGGACGCAGCAATCGGTTCAGTTACCTTCAGGAACATACGCCTACCAGAGTTTGTATTTCGCGTTCCACCACAATGCATTGGATCAATTCCTCCTTTTCTTGGATGATATTGATGTAGAAGGTTGCACATCGCTTACTGTGGGTGTAAAAGAAGATGAACAGTTCGATTTCAAAGTTTATCCGAACCCATCTAACGGAAACTTCACCTACAGATTCAAGGCTGCATCTTCACAGGACATCACGTTTACATTGGTGAATTCTGTAGGACAAACGGTTTGGGCCGAACAGAGCAAAGGGCAGATGGCAGGAACCAACACCATCTCAACAGATAATCTTGCATCTGGCGTTTACACGCTAATGGTGCGAAGTGAAAAGTTGAATGTTTCGGAAAGACTGATTCTTACGAAATAG
- a CDS encoding 30S ribosomal protein THX, which yields MGLFLSLSPCSKPKKSILLSLSELEPKIKQIMGKGDIKSRRGKIARGSYGVRRKRKTAVSVVIPPKKKAAAKPKAKANVEEAAEEKVTKKPVAKKTAAKKTTAKKATTTKKAASKKTADSK from the coding sequence ATGGGGCTTTTTTTGTCTCTGTCGCCATGTTCCAAACCCAAAAAATCTATTTTACTAAGTTTGTCCGAACTCGAACCAAAAATCAAACAGATCATGGGAAAAGGAGATATCAAATCACGTAGGGGGAAAATTGCCAGAGGCTCGTACGGAGTCAGACGCAAGCGCAAAACTGCTGTTTCGGTGGTCATTCCTCCAAAGAAAAAAGCAGCAGCCAAACCAAAGGCGAAAGCAAACGTTGAAGAAGCCGCAGAAGAAAAGGTGACCAAGAAACCTGTAGCTAAAAAGACGGCAGCCAAAAAAACAACCGCAAAAAAGGCCACAACTACGAAGAAAGCGGCAAGTAAGAAAACTGCAGATTCCAAATAG
- a CDS encoding YqgE/AlgH family protein — MNVTDIFNVPEQRLKARSGRLLIAEPFMQDPYFKRSVILLTEHSENGSFGLILNKPIPMYLNEAIENAPVFDSKLALGGPVQKETLHYLHRFGDRIPNSTEVMDGVFWGGDFETVKQLMKSGELKPKDIRLFVGYAGWAEGQLKSEMESKSWIIGRATPKLLFTTKPESLWSDILSKMGQPYSYMVNLPEDPRLN; from the coding sequence ATGAACGTTACCGACATATTCAACGTGCCAGAACAAAGGTTGAAAGCAAGGAGCGGAAGATTGCTTATTGCTGAACCTTTTATGCAAGATCCATATTTCAAACGATCGGTGATACTGTTGACAGAGCATAGTGAGAACGGCTCTTTCGGATTGATCTTGAATAAGCCGATTCCGATGTATCTGAATGAGGCTATTGAGAATGCGCCTGTCTTCGATTCTAAGTTGGCGCTGGGCGGTCCTGTTCAGAAGGAAACACTGCATTATTTGCATCGGTTCGGTGACCGTATTCCAAATTCTACCGAAGTGATGGATGGTGTTTTTTGGGGCGGAGATTTCGAAACCGTGAAACAGCTTATGAAATCTGGCGAACTGAAACCCAAGGATATCCGATTGTTTGTGGGCTATGCTGGTTGGGCAGAGGGCCAGTTGAAGAGTGAAATGGAAAGTAAGAGTTGGATAATAGGTCGTGCCACTCCCAAATTGCTCTTCACCACAAAGCCTGAAAGTCTGTGGTCCGATATTCTGAGCAAGATGGGGCAGCCTTATTCTTACATGGTCAATCTGCCCGAAGACCCGCGGCTGAATTGA
- a CDS encoding HAD-IIIA family hydrolase, with the protein MKKALFLDRDGVLNRERGEYTFELDDFEVLPDVSAALKEAKRKNYLLIVISNQGGIAKGIFSKERVEELHGKLSSELQKSNIDLDEIYYCPHHDDVGKCLCRKPQPLMLQKAIARFNIDVSQSVFIGDGERDILAAEAAGVRGIRIDANSGILQLCRELP; encoded by the coding sequence ATGAAAAAAGCCCTGTTTCTTGACCGCGATGGCGTGCTGAACCGGGAACGTGGCGAGTACACGTTTGAGTTGGATGATTTTGAGGTGCTGCCAGATGTGTCCGCAGCGTTGAAAGAGGCGAAAAGGAAGAATTATCTGCTTATTGTTATTTCCAACCAAGGCGGAATCGCGAAAGGAATCTTCTCAAAGGAAAGGGTAGAGGAGTTGCACGGAAAGCTGAGTTCGGAGCTACAGAAAAGTAATATCGATCTGGACGAGATCTATTACTGTCCGCATCATGATGACGTTGGAAAATGCCTGTGCCGTAAACCACAACCATTGATGTTGCAGAAGGCCATTGCCCGATTCAATATCGATGTTTCCCAATCAGTATTTATCGGTGATGGCGAGCGTGACATCTTGGCGGCAGAGGCCGCGGGAGTTCGAGGAATTCGCATTGACGCGAACAGCGGAATTCTTCAACTTTGCCGCGAATTACCATGA
- a CDS encoding rhomboid family intramembrane serine protease, whose protein sequence is MITIVIVIITGLVSVLAFQNREMMSKLMFNAYLVKHGGEWYRVITHAFIHSGWMHLAVNMWVLWLFGKMSESYFTGYRGTVGAFGYVALYLGGILFSTLPSFQKHQDNFNYNAVGASGAVAAVLFSSIYFNPTMDLFLMFIPIPIPAVLFGLGYLALEWYLDKNSNDNIAHDAHFWGAAFGFSYSILMVPSQFKVFISMIVDRFFG, encoded by the coding sequence ATGATCACCATCGTAATTGTCATCATTACAGGTTTGGTTTCCGTTCTGGCATTTCAGAACCGTGAAATGATGTCGAAGCTGATGTTCAACGCCTATTTGGTCAAACATGGTGGGGAATGGTATCGCGTCATTACCCACGCGTTCATCCATTCTGGTTGGATGCACTTGGCCGTGAACATGTGGGTGCTTTGGCTCTTCGGGAAGATGAGCGAAAGCTACTTTACAGGCTATCGCGGAACGGTAGGTGCATTTGGTTATGTTGCGCTCTACCTTGGAGGAATTCTGTTCTCAACCCTTCCATCATTTCAAAAGCATCAGGACAATTTCAACTACAATGCCGTTGGTGCGAGTGGCGCGGTGGCGGCTGTTCTGTTCTCTTCCATTTACTTCAATCCTACCATGGATCTATTTCTGATGTTCATTCCTATTCCGATTCCTGCTGTATTGTTCGGTCTCGGTTATTTGGCGTTGGAATGGTACCTCGATAAGAACTCGAACGACAATATTGCACACGATGCCCATTTCTGGGGCGCAGCTTTCGGTTTCTCTTATTCCATATTGATGGTTCCGTCTCAGTTCAAGGTGTTCATATCCATGATCGTTGACCGTTTCTTCGGATGA
- a CDS encoding phospholipase, with product MDNPKTVSLALGSGGARGLAHIGVIQVLQEEGFEIGNIAGTSMGACVGGIYCANKLDKFTDWVLQLNRRDTLRLMDFTMSTQGVLKGQKVLEHLKSLLGEIRIEDFDIPYTAVATDVKTKEEIWMRTGDLYTVIRASSSIPTLMMPSKLGDRILIDGGVLNPLPLEPLMPRTTPLVVAVNINAHAEGHVRYREVELEDEHEDHSDEEARDYTSRMVNTVKSWLNMSKSEQEQPVDKNQETTLNYLGMLNKTYDFMQDRMCEQNIEIYKPDIVVSIPRHVGSTLEFYRGQELVEEGRNACKKALEQWRAKTEVV from the coding sequence ATGGACAATCCGAAAACAGTATCGTTGGCGTTGGGAAGTGGCGGGGCACGTGGCTTGGCCCACATCGGGGTCATTCAGGTTTTGCAGGAAGAGGGTTTCGAGATTGGCAACATTGCCGGCACATCAATGGGTGCCTGCGTTGGCGGAATTTACTGCGCCAATAAACTCGATAAGTTCACCGATTGGGTACTACAGCTCAATCGAAGAGACACGCTCAGATTGATGGATTTCACCATGTCTACGCAAGGTGTGCTGAAAGGCCAAAAAGTGCTTGAACATCTGAAGTCATTGCTCGGAGAAATTCGCATTGAGGATTTTGATATTCCGTACACGGCCGTAGCTACGGATGTAAAGACCAAGGAGGAAATATGGATGCGGACAGGCGACCTTTACACGGTCATCCGAGCATCTTCGTCCATTCCCACCTTGATGATGCCTTCCAAATTGGGCGACCGTATTCTCATTGATGGCGGTGTGCTCAATCCGCTTCCGCTGGAACCGTTGATGCCGCGTACCACACCGCTTGTGGTGGCAGTAAACATCAACGCGCATGCCGAAGGTCACGTCCGTTATCGCGAGGTAGAGTTGGAAGATGAGCATGAGGATCATTCTGACGAAGAGGCGCGTGATTACACTTCGCGGATGGTGAATACGGTGAAGAGTTGGTTGAACATGTCCAAATCGGAACAGGAACAGCCGGTGGATAAGAATCAGGAGACCACGCTCAACTATCTCGGTATGCTCAATAAGACCTACGATTTCATGCAGGACCGCATGTGCGAGCAGAACATCGAGATATACAAACCCGACATTGTAGTTAGCATTCCGCGTCACGTAGGCAGTACACTCGAATTCTATCGGGGGCAGGAACTGGTGGAAGAAGGCCGAAACGCCTGCAAGAAAGCGCTGGAACAATGGCGTGCTAAAACAGAAGTTGTATGA
- a CDS encoding penicillin acylase family protein, translating into MKLLKLLLGLLLCTALIYLGNTRLGSLPPIMKFVDPYHGFWQNAVLKDHQSVDNFTFGQLSNESHVVMDDRGVPHIFASNNHDLYFLQGYLTARDRLWQMEFQTHAAAGRISEIVGKKALAFDLEQRRIGMVWAAERAMEMMKEDSLCMEELTAYADGINTYIRSLQPEDYPLEYKLLNYAPEEWTVLKSALLLKYMAKMLNDTERDRPNTEALKLLGAEMFFKLFPDQQYLDDPIVPGFEPDTSGFASETETVGMATESDWEMTSIQPHFVGSNNWAVSGNRTETGSPILCNDPHLKLSLPSIWYEIQLHAPNINCYGVSLPGSPGITIGFNDSIAWGVTNAGRDVKDYYTIRFDDEKTHTYHIGDREYTAEPRIETLKVRGQADVIDTVLYTAYGPIAYTNKETGENLALRWFAHDPSDELMCFYELNRAKNYNDYEKALSHYSCPGQNFVFADAHNDIAIWQQGKFKIKPKNYGRFVLNGNEMGHLNERFIPQEQNPHMHNPERGFVSSANQPATDSEYPYYYSGVYEEFRNRTINRFLRSDSSVSVQDMMDLQLSNYNLLAEEALPLMLALLDTSEFQYKEYETLAWNELQGWDYRNDKGLIAPTVFEIWWDEFNNLVWDEFNSKDWDQDKYYRDSWMELSETGKAKVDMRDPRYVYPMAKVTLDLLKNDPENIIFDHHSSNNSREDAKQMIHDSFYWTAMKFGDIIKYKFNRPHWGHYQGTRIQHLARLDALSSKKLFVGGNENAPNATTSTHGPSWRMIVQLSENGPTAYGVIPGGQSGNPGSPLYRSSLQKWADGEYNQLHLLHSADEVEEGWHTLTFKPTAE; encoded by the coding sequence ATGAAGTTGTTGAAACTACTACTTGGTCTGCTGCTCTGTACAGCGCTTATTTACCTCGGAAACACACGCCTCGGTTCGTTGCCACCGATCATGAAATTCGTGGATCCGTATCACGGGTTTTGGCAGAATGCGGTCCTGAAAGACCACCAATCGGTTGATAACTTCACTTTCGGTCAACTCTCCAACGAATCTCACGTGGTGATGGACGACCGAGGTGTGCCACATATTTTCGCCTCCAACAATCACGATCTGTATTTCCTGCAAGGCTACCTCACCGCCAGGGACCGACTTTGGCAGATGGAGTTTCAGACGCACGCTGCCGCAGGTAGAATCTCAGAGATTGTTGGCAAGAAGGCGCTGGCGTTCGATCTGGAACAACGAAGAATTGGCATGGTCTGGGCAGCGGAACGCGCCATGGAGATGATGAAGGAGGATTCGCTCTGCATGGAGGAGTTGACCGCTTATGCAGACGGTATCAACACGTACATCCGTTCGCTTCAGCCAGAGGATTATCCGCTTGAATATAAACTGCTGAATTACGCACCCGAAGAATGGACGGTGCTGAAATCGGCCCTTCTGCTCAAGTACATGGCCAAAATGCTAAATGATACGGAGCGCGACCGTCCGAACACAGAGGCTTTGAAACTGTTGGGTGCAGAAATGTTCTTCAAACTTTTCCCCGATCAACAGTATTTGGATGATCCGATCGTGCCAGGTTTCGAACCAGATACTTCAGGTTTTGCTTCGGAAACGGAGACTGTTGGAATGGCAACGGAATCAGATTGGGAAATGACCAGCATTCAGCCGCATTTTGTGGGAAGCAACAACTGGGCGGTTTCTGGAAACAGGACAGAAACGGGTTCGCCCATTCTGTGCAACGACCCGCACCTGAAACTTTCGCTGCCGTCCATTTGGTATGAGATTCAGTTGCATGCACCAAACATCAATTGCTATGGAGTTTCGCTTCCTGGCTCGCCTGGAATCACCATCGGCTTCAACGACAGCATTGCATGGGGCGTTACCAACGCAGGGCGCGATGTGAAGGATTATTACACCATCCGATTTGATGATGAAAAAACACACACTTATCATATCGGTGATCGTGAGTACACGGCCGAACCGCGCATTGAAACATTGAAGGTGCGGGGACAAGCGGATGTGATTGACACGGTGCTTTACACGGCCTATGGGCCGATTGCTTACACGAACAAGGAAACGGGCGAGAATCTTGCGCTTCGTTGGTTCGCCCACGACCCTTCGGACGAGCTGATGTGTTTTTACGAACTCAATCGCGCCAAGAATTACAACGATTACGAAAAGGCATTATCGCACTACAGTTGTCCTGGGCAGAATTTTGTGTTTGCCGATGCGCATAACGACATCGCCATTTGGCAGCAGGGCAAATTCAAGATAAAACCGAAGAACTACGGTCGTTTTGTGCTTAATGGAAATGAGATGGGGCATCTCAACGAGCGTTTCATCCCGCAGGAACAGAACCCGCACATGCACAATCCTGAGCGTGGATTTGTGAGTTCGGCCAACCAACCCGCCACCGATTCGGAATACCCGTATTACTATTCGGGTGTATATGAGGAGTTCCGAAACCGCACCATCAACCGCTTTTTGCGCAGCGATAGCAGCGTTTCGGTGCAGGATATGATGGATCTGCAGCTTTCCAATTACAACCTGTTGGCAGAGGAAGCATTGCCGCTGATGCTGGCGCTTTTGGATACATCCGAATTTCAATACAAGGAATATGAAACCTTGGCATGGAACGAACTGCAAGGTTGGGACTATCGCAATGACAAAGGATTGATCGCACCGACCGTTTTCGAGATATGGTGGGACGAGTTCAATAATTTGGTTTGGGATGAGTTCAATAGCAAGGATTGGGATCAGGATAAATACTACCGAGATTCTTGGATGGAACTTTCGGAAACGGGCAAGGCGAAAGTGGACATGAGAGACCCGCGTTATGTGTATCCGATGGCTAAAGTGACGCTCGATCTGTTGAAGAACGATCCTGAGAACATCATCTTCGACCATCATTCATCCAACAACAGCCGCGAAGATGCCAAGCAGATGATCCATGATTCATTTTATTGGACGGCAATGAAGTTCGGAGACATCATCAAATACAAGTTCAATCGACCGCATTGGGGGCATTATCAGGGAACGCGCATTCAACACTTGGCGCGTTTGGATGCGTTGAGTTCCAAGAAACTCTTCGTTGGCGGAAATGAGAATGCTCCGAATGCGACCACAAGCACACACGGTCCTTCGTGGCGAATGATCGTTCAGCTCAGCGAGAACGGCCCGACCGCTTATGGTGTCATTCCTGGCGGACAATCTGGAAATCCAGGAAGTCCACTTTACAGATCATCCTTGCAGAAATGGGCAGATGGCGAGTACAATCAATTGCACCTATTGCATAGTGCAGATGAAGTAGAAGAGGGATGGCATACGTTAACCTTTAAACCGACTGCCGAATGA